In one Leptospira fletcheri genomic region, the following are encoded:
- the hflX gene encoding GTPase HflX translates to MELLDEPKQNCYSQSKGVTFISKLSGNLSGLKSNQIQRLKKLSERRIRENVIVTPEVSRSLSELSREIGRQVGILIDRIGYVTHVVVGSDSSIDIPWLDRIRTSDARLRGLRLVHTHLKDEALNQEDLTDLALLRLDYITAIAVDEAGLPKAYYSACIKPEDEEGEPWTVLPRRNPGQLQEGILEEILDLEGRMARYRRNFKGSQKENRAFLVGVYPEHQRGRTPNQSIEELKELCRTAGVHVVDSFIQRKNRMDPATVLGKGKLEEIVLKAIQKQVELLVFDLELTPSQAKKISDYADLKVIDRTQLILDIFARNAKSRDGKLQVELAQLKYLKGRLTELDDNMSRLTGGIGGRGPGETKLEIGKRRVEERISRLEQELKSLKKRREIARRRRKKNEIPVCGIVGYTNAGKSTLLNRMTNSEVLSEDKLFATLDPTSRRLRFPEEKEIIISDTVGFIHDLPPELSNAFKATLEELADSDLLLHVVDISNPDYRLQMEAVECILDDLGLADLPMILVFNKVDNLPEEARVELMRESDDPDTVYVSAFQGTGMDLLLNRIEEKIYVAAESKLRRRDPLEFMDEDWVEEKLSDEPIVTS, encoded by the coding sequence GTGGAACTACTTGACGAACCGAAACAAAACTGTTATTCTCAGTCGAAAGGGGTCACTTTTATCAGTAAGCTCAGCGGTAACTTATCCGGTCTCAAGTCCAATCAAATCCAACGTTTAAAGAAGCTTTCCGAACGAAGGATTCGGGAAAACGTAATTGTAACCCCGGAAGTTTCCAGATCCCTTTCCGAACTTTCCCGCGAAATCGGCCGCCAGGTCGGCATCTTAATCGACAGAATAGGATACGTTACCCACGTCGTCGTAGGCTCGGATAGTTCGATCGACATTCCTTGGCTAGATCGAATTCGGACTTCAGACGCCAGGCTCAGAGGCCTGCGCCTAGTCCACACTCACTTGAAAGACGAAGCTCTAAACCAAGAAGACCTAACCGACCTTGCTTTATTACGATTGGATTATATTACTGCAATCGCGGTGGACGAGGCCGGGTTACCGAAAGCGTATTACTCTGCTTGCATAAAACCGGAAGATGAAGAAGGGGAACCTTGGACCGTTCTCCCCCGCCGAAACCCAGGGCAATTGCAGGAAGGAATCCTGGAAGAGATTCTGGATCTCGAAGGCAGAATGGCCAGGTACAGGCGTAATTTCAAAGGGTCGCAAAAGGAAAATCGCGCCTTCTTAGTGGGGGTATACCCTGAACATCAGAGGGGAAGAACCCCTAACCAATCGATAGAGGAATTGAAAGAACTCTGCCGCACTGCAGGAGTACATGTAGTAGATTCGTTTATCCAAAGAAAAAATAGGATGGATCCTGCCACCGTACTAGGCAAAGGGAAACTGGAAGAAATCGTATTGAAGGCCATCCAAAAACAAGTGGAACTTCTCGTTTTCGATCTGGAACTGACTCCTTCTCAGGCCAAAAAAATTTCCGACTATGCCGACCTGAAAGTGATCGATCGAACCCAACTGATCCTGGATATCTTTGCAAGAAACGCCAAAAGCCGCGACGGGAAATTGCAGGTCGAGTTGGCTCAGTTGAAGTACCTGAAAGGCAGACTGACCGAACTGGACGACAATATGTCCAGACTTACGGGGGGGATAGGGGGAAGGGGTCCCGGAGAAACCAAACTCGAGATCGGCAAACGTAGAGTGGAAGAAAGGATCTCTCGTCTGGAACAGGAATTGAAATCCCTGAAGAAACGAAGGGAGATTGCGAGAAGAAGAAGAAAGAAAAACGAAATCCCCGTCTGCGGAATTGTAGGTTATACGAACGCAGGAAAATCCACGCTCCTGAATCGAATGACGAACTCGGAAGTCTTATCCGAAGACAAACTCTTTGCCACATTGGACCCGACTTCCAGAAGACTTCGGTTTCCGGAAGAAAAGGAAATCATCATATCGGATACTGTGGGATTCATTCACGACCTTCCTCCCGAATTGTCCAACGCCTTCAAAGCGACTTTGGAAGAGTTAGCGGATTCAGATCTTCTTCTGCATGTAGTGGATATTTCGAATCCCGATTACCGACTTCAGATGGAAGCCGTGGAATGCATTTTGGACGATCTCGGCCTTGCGGATTTGCCTATGATTCTAGTATTCAACAAGGTGGACAACCTGCCCGAAGAGGCCAGGGTAGAACTGATGAGGGAATCCGATGATCCTGATACGGTTTACGTATCGGCTTTCCAAGGAACGGGAATGGATTTGCTCTTAAATCGGATCGAAGAGAAAATTTACGTAGCGGCCGAATCGAAATTACGCAGAAGGGATCCTTTGGAATTTATGGACGAGGATTGGGTAGAGGAGAAACTCTCCGACGAACCGATAGTCACTTCCTAA
- a CDS encoding STAS domain-containing protein: MARTEFEGLFIETKRLPVKEKEVLVVTMNGKVTNSNAFEISRKINFVFDEGVYEIILDLSALEYINSVGVATLLTLIKTVDQHNGKIVIGGLNHFLENVIRLMELPKKVAIYHTMDEAKTAF, from the coding sequence AGAAACAAAGCGTCTTCCAGTAAAGGAAAAGGAAGTTTTAGTGGTGACTATGAACGGAAAGGTCACTAATTCTAACGCCTTTGAAATTTCTCGCAAGATCAATTTCGTATTCGACGAAGGTGTTTACGAGATCATTCTGGATTTATCCGCTTTGGAATACATCAACAGCGTAGGAGTCGCTACTTTGCTGACTCTGATAAAAACGGTGGATCAGCATAACGGCAAGATCGTCATTGGAGGACTGAATCATTTTTTAGAAAACGTAATTCGTTTAATGGAATTACCTAAGAAAGTGGCGATTTATCACACGATGGACGAGGCAAAAACCGCTTTTTAA